The segment TTCCATCTTTCGTTTTCCTTCCACTGTATTGCATAGTAGCATCCATGGAGTGATTTTGGAAATGAAGGGGGAATTGGAGCATTAACTGCATGATTGGACCTGTTTCCTGGCTTAATAGCTGCATGCCTGTTACCTTGTCCGTAAGAGCAGTTGCCAATTCCTTCATATGTGAAGGAGCATCCGTTTTTAACAATTCCAGCAGAAGCGGCTTAAGCTGGTTCCATTCAGGAGCACTTTTGCCTCCATCTGTTTTTGAATGCAGCAATTCATGTTCGTAAGAAAAGCCAATGGTATGAAGCATTTTTTGCAGCTGGTCCTTTATTACGCTCGCATCGGGTAAATCAATATTTTTACCTGTTGCAAGCTCCTTAAGAACAGTTTGTAATTCTGGAGAAACAGATGGACTAGCAGACAGTTCATTCAATAATTTTCCCGCAAGACTGTTCATTGAACTGCCTTCTTTAACAGCCATTAAGCTCGCAAACACTTTTTCCGTAAAGGGAAGCTCCCTATGGATCATTTCCTTTATTGTGTCTATAGCTTTAGGGCTGTCTGCAGACTCTTTCATCCATTTGCCTGCAAGAGAGAGGATCTCACCAGACAGCGGCAGGTTCTCCTTTAAAAGCATTGTTGTAAGCTGCTTCATTTCTTTTGTATTAGGCAAGGACCATTGTTCAAGCAATGTGTCTGTATTAGCATCATTATTGACAGGGCTTATAGGAGACAATACCTTTAATGCCAGCTTTCCATCACCGTCTTGAACTTGAAACAAATAGTTCTTGTCGGTGTTTAATGCAGTCGATAGTTCAGCAAGGACCTTTTGGCTTCCAACTTGAATTTCTGCCATATTGTTCGTAAAATACTTATTTACATGCCCCGTGATTACTTGACCTTGGCGAAGCTCTAATGGTCTTGCAGTAACTGCTTGCTCCAAACCTGTTGGAAGTCCTTGTCCAATACGTATGCCATTCATTTAAATGCCCCTATTCCTCGTAGTCATTTCCTTTATCGGGGAAAAGCTTTTACGGTGATGTATCGTATAGCCTTCTGTCTCTAATGCAAGCAGATGATCTTTAGTGCCATATCCCATATTGCTTGCGAAACAATATGCTGGAAACTCTTTATCGAGATTTTTCATCATCTCGTCTCGTGTTACCTTTGCAATAATACTCGCTGCTGCAATGGATACACTTTTGCTGTCCCCTTTAATAATCGATTTACTTGGATACGGAACGTTTAGCTTCATAGCATCTATCAGCAAAAAGTCCGGCTGCTGATCGAGATTTTGGACAGCTGCTAGCATTCCTTTTTTTGTCGCCTCATAAATGTTAATCCTGTCAATTTCCGCTGGTTCGATAATACCAACACCGATGGAAATTGCTTGTTTTTGAATAATTTCATAGTATTGCTCTCGTTTT is part of the Niallia taxi genome and harbors:
- a CDS encoding ribonuclease HII: MALATLKEIKELLEKITDKHDPYWERLKEDKRVGVQKLITSWEKQKEKEVQLHNRFIELCIYETEIREQGYTYIAGIDEVGRGPLAGPVVTAAVILPESFYLPGIDDSKKLSEAKREQYYEIIQKQAISIGVGIIEPAEIDRINIYEATKKGMLAAVQNLDQQPDFLLIDAMKLNVPYPSKSIIKGDSKSVSIAAASIIAKVTRDEMMKNLDKEFPAYCFASNMGYGTKDHLLALETEGYTIHHRKSFSPIKEMTTRNRGI